The Mangifera indica cultivar Alphonso chromosome 12, CATAS_Mindica_2.1, whole genome shotgun sequence DNA window cgaataaaaataatattatttttatctttaataaaaataattaataaataaaatgagactcattaaaagaaaaaagagaatcaataattaaatataatgaatcattattacaaaaaaaaattaagtataattaaaatttttttaaaaattggagagtgactatatataaaaaaaaaaaaagtttacaattttaaacttaaagaaaaaaataaatttttaaacttaaaaagatatgaaatttaggatagaaataaaaattttaaataataactttatttttaataataataattaaatttaataaataaataaatttttaaaaattaacaaacataCGTCAGTACTTACTCGAAAATAAATCATTTAGCCcgtttaaaatatgaatatgagATTTATATTGGCGTTGACGTTGACGCTGATGTTGGCAGGTGAAACGTTTCAAATTTTTGGGGAGTCAACTTATCGTCTCACATTAAATGTCATCCATGATGTATTTCATAAGAAAAAGGTTTTTTATAtctgaaataaatatatattttgattaatcaGAATCTTTTGAAACTGGTGGCCgtgaattatttaataatgacagttgatttgatttaggtatttaattaaatatttaaaatataattattttttacgaAAATGGTGCGAAAGATTCCGAATCTATGCTTAGTTGAAATTAGCGCGTGGTGGTCGGTGGCCGCTCCTCCACTTTACGTGGAACCGACTAAGGGATCGGTCATCTGCTCACTAAAAATCTAAAAGAAGCTTCTGATGCTCCGTTCTTTTCCAAGGACCAGCATTAACAAAGATAGagcaagaaagaagaagaagaattcaCTGACTAGTCTAAGGaggctttttatttttcaaatattttgtcaagattttaatattttaaaacatttaatatatttaataattagcAGACATCATATATTGGTTTCTTTTACTGTTGGAATTATTTTACACACAGTGGAAAACAAGGAGGGATGCGTTTCACCTTGTGCCTGCCCACAACTTTTGACCCCATGATTTTAACAGGAAACATAAAGACGAAAGTTTATCAGAAACTTTCCACTTTCCACGCATGAACCACGTTACTTTAGAATTAGGAATCCAGCACTTAATGGGTAGAGCaacagtttttttattatttttttaacctttaaaagTTCTGTGGAGATGGAGATAGAACAAAATCTTTGGCTCGTGCAGCTCTTTCGGATTTGGGATGAAAGAGCTGGACGTGTTCAGGTGGATATATCTAGTGTGTAAAGAATTAGTTGAAAGATGAATAGGTTAATTATCAGCTGCTAAATGATGAATATGGATTCATCAAGTTTCAAGGTACTACAATTTacgataaattttattataatttcaaagtAGTTTGAgtggtaaaacaaaaaacttcATATACAAAAGAGCATTGATTCAAGCCTTCTTTGTGACATTGGTTATTAGACCTGATATTTGACAGATTTGATATGGTTCTCTCCTCCTTGAAGGGATGGTCCGGCTTGAGTGGGCTGGCGGAAACTCTTGTATTTGTGCCTACAACAAAATTGATCCCCCTGGAAAAAGTTATGTCAAGGGCCGTTTGAAACATAGCATAGATCAATGATCTCCATGTTTACACCTCATTATCATGGTTCATAAACTCAGGTTTCCTGATCAAGAAGCATATTTATTTTGCCATTATAAGGTCAGCTTTTCTACTGTTAGTATGGTTGCTTGTGTTCTAAAAATAGCTTAGAATTTAAGAAGGATAAAGCAAACAATACCTTACAAATTTCATATAGGGTATTACAAAAGCATATGCAATACTCTTTTAAGTTTGATTACAGCAATGTTATTCAAATCCAGGAGTCACTGGGAACTTACTAGGTTAACACACATTGTTATATACCAAAGGGCTGAAGGAGTTATGCATCAgcacaatttcttttttatttctcacAAGCTAAATTGTATCAGTTACAGCACAAGTATTATTATTAGAGCAAAAGGAGGGATTTTCTTCCACAAACTCAGGTGCTTACTACTGGCATCTTCATTAGTATATATCATAATTTCCAACACATTGCATAATTCcctgaaaaagaaattaacaacTTCAATGAGATTAAAAGGTTAAAACTACAAGAAAAGATAAACATTCAGGAAAACCATGAGGCTAAcaatatttattctaaatttctaacaaaaaattggTTAATTCAGAAACATCCCATGTTCATGATTTGTGAAACAATGAACATGCACTCTCTGCTCTATCTAAAGAAGTAAATGAGATGGTAAGATTTGTTTTCCCCACACCTAGAAAAGCAGTTATATATTAAACACAGGCATTAACTACCCACCACACCACTATGCACATCAAGCATGAAGAGATTAAGAGCCATTGTCCACAGCACTCCCCTTTTTGTGAACCTGCAATTTCTATCCTACAACTTAACTACAGATACACtatgcaaaataaaaaagcGGATCTCGTACAACATGGAGGTTGCTTACATTGGCACAGTTTTTTCCTACTGCTTTGGCCATCATTGGAGGCTTTGGATGGAGGTGCTCTCCAACATGAGGAAGAAGTGAAGCTCTAGGATTCAACTGACATGTAGCTGGAGCTATGTTGTCCTCAACAGTAGCAACATGTCTTTCCTCAGTCAGAGAAAAGCCGAAGAGTCTGCAGCTACTTTTACATGAGGAAATGATATTTTGGCCACCCCTACATACTGATTGAGGGGAAAGAGAGCATGATATTCCAGGTTGAACATGCTCATTTGACTGGCCTAAATAGTTCAAGCCTCTTGGTTCATCCCCCCTGAAACAATGCTCATAATGTGACAAGGATGCATACTTTCCCCCATATGTTTCAGAACTACAAAAATAACCATGATTGCTAGTTCGTTGCCCCTTTTGATCCTTCAAGCTATGAAGAGGTGGATTATAGTTCAAAACTAGATTATTTACCACCGGGAACATCAACACTGAAGATGGTGATGAAACTTGTACAGAAGGTGCAGAGGGGCTCATATGAGTACTGTAATGCTGAATTGCTGAAGACTGTCCATTTCTCAACCTTAGGATCTGACCACTTTTTGTTATTCCAACACAATCATTACCATGAGTATCTTTAACAGTAGTTGCTCTTCCATATGGAGACTGGGAAATAATTTCTTGACCTTGCAAGACCTTATGGAATCGGAATGATTCACCAAAGCCCATGCCTTCGTGGGAAGTATCAGAATTTACACATAGGTTTCTGATACCATCTCCTGTAGCAGCAATCCCAGATCCATTTGAACCAGGATGGCGCCTCCTGATTTCAGATGGATGCAGACTCTGAATATCAACACCATCATAAAGAGCattaaaacccaaaatttcTTGACCTTGCAAGACCCTCTGGAACCTCAAAGATTCCCCAAAGTCTGGTTCTCCAATTCTCTCTGTTATGCAATAATTAGTCAAACAATGCTGTGCAAGGTGCAAGGTGTGGGAAAAGTACAATAGATTggaattacttttttcttttttcttttttttgtaaatgAAGGACCTACCagaaattggaaaatttggtTTCCCTGAAGGCAATCCCATCCTAGTCCTCTTCAAACCAGGCGTGACCAAGCCATTGGAACTAGAAACAGAACCAGATTGCTCAATTTCCCAAGGAGAAACCCTTGTGTGCCCATTAGACTCACTATCATCCCACCTAACCTGCAAAACAAACCAGAAACAGTGAACACCATTAAATCTAGTAATATTTCAATAAGTGTATTTTAAATGTCACAATCAACTAGATGCTGATAGCAGAGAAAACAAGGCAAAGAGAAACCAAAAGTAACAAATGTGGAGAACTTGTTAGTAAGACATACACAATTTTTACACAAGCATGTCCATCAGACAATCCAAACACATTATCAAGGCCATAACTGATCATAGAAATGAAGTGTAATCAAGCACAACTCTGGGAAGGATGCCTGGCTTAAAGTTAGACACGACATCTGTGAATATTGAAGTAATCAATTAGTTGCTGAAAGAGTGCATTAAATGTCCAGTTGAGTAacaaagaatattattttcttcaacTAGAAAAGATAGAGCTgaggttttttaaataataagtgAAGTAAGAAAAGGAAACTACCTCTACACCTACATAAAGATAGATTTGAAATAACTAAGAAAAGATAAGCAAGATGAGGCAAACCATATCCACAAAATATGCGCTGAAAGAGTCACCAAAATTATCACCACTTCATGTTATACACATGTGACGCTACTTTTATACAGAAGGATCAATGCACTCTTGACAACTGAGATTAAATAAGATGCACATGATAAATGCTTGTAATCACAGCCATTTTACTTGCATTTAACCAAATGCTTGACGAATCACATCATATATATTGGAGCTGAAACAATTGCACTGTCAAGGTTAACAAAGTAAATTAAAGTATATTGAGTTCTGAAAaatcaaatgataaaaacttgaaattttgaaaatgaaaaaaaaaatacaaaagtgACAAAGCATAAATCAAACTCATTGTTGGCCAACTATATTATAAATGCTTTTTAGTCAAAACCCAATTTTCCATTCAAGCATACGTGTGATTATCAGTTAAAGGTTCTGCTTAGATCCCTACTGTGTCACAAATCAAGATACACAATAGCAATCAGCATCAGAAGAGAACGTAGAAGCCTAATCTTTGAAAATTAGCAGGGCAACAGGAGTGAGCACATAGGAATGGTAAACTAAAATGAATGAATAAGACAAAACACACCCATGTCTATCAAGCATTCTACAAAAACTATTATAAGGCATTTTTCAACACAAAGCTTTGATGCATATATgctttaaatataaacaaattcgTACCGATAGGCACCTCCATTTTGAACCAGGCCATCTAAGAGGATCTACATCACTGATTCCAGTAATCAGTCCAGTGCATCTGCCATAAAGACTTAGTATAAGATTTTAATAGTGTTAAGTTAAATGAACTCCTGCAAGCCCAATCATGCCAAACCTTCGCTCTGCTGAATCCTCTGTTTCAAATCGCATTTTGAATTTCACTCCAACAGAAAAATGTTGATCAAGGCTCTTCAAGAATTTATGGACAGGGATTATGAAATCTGATGCACTACCCCTACAACATGCACAGGATAATATGATTCACTACGTTATCAATTAGAGACAATCAACAAATTCAATCCccacaaataagaaaaaataaatttgctaaCTACAACAATAGGAACAAAAATGCTGGTCATTATAGCCATTTGGTGATGGTAGTAGAAGATGAGaatgataattgaaaaaagaattgtAACAAAGGGGCGGTGGCAAAAttagaatttgttttttcttaggcaataaaagaaataaattgaaCAGTTGTAGCTATATGGGAACAATGACACACTGAGAGCATAGTATTATGAAGGTATGATATCTTGTTAGGACATAACACAATATGATTTTTCTTAATCACCACTTTGGGAGAACATGTAGATGGTTTGAATGAGTAGGATTATTGTTTTCTCtaagatttagggtttttataatgttttatgaCGTTCAGTAATgtacaataatatatttcaaaatgaGCACCATGATTGAGGTCTGGAATTAAAAGAATACACCAGATGCAAGAATATGCAATAATGCAAAATGATCCAAAATGCCTTACACATTATTTAGTTTTGCAGCATTCCAAAAGAGGTAAGGTTACTGTAGGCACGCAAGCACACCATATACATTTATAAGCCCAACAAAATGGTTACACATGATGTATTAACACACTGCTAAATTGTTATATGAAAGTATTAGACAAGGTAAGCAGCAAAATACCTTGGATTGTAGTAAACACTGAAAGAATGTCTCATAGATATAGCATTAACCACATCCATGATACTGCCGTGACTCAACTGCTGGCTGCATAAAGATGGAAAACCAGAACCACCTTTTACTTGAGATGCCCTTCGAATCCCTAGTCTCAGGTCACCATCTTCACCCCTGCCATAGTTAAACTATTAGAATACAGAATGGAAAAGCTAGCTTTTCAGTGATTTAAGGCCTTTATACCTCAGGAAAAGCACACCATCACCAGAGACAAGCTTTTTCTTATTAACAAATGCACTCCATCCAGTAGTCAGCAAGTGCCTCCGTGGTTGTCCTGCACTAaccaaaatgaaaatatgaacCAAAACATCGATAGTTTATATGATGCAAAATAGGAATCAATCAAACACTTTCAGCATACCCCTGTAAATGTGTCGGAATCTCCATTCCAGGCCATGAAGATCCTTTGCTATAAGCTCTTGCGAAGGCCTCTGTTGACTGTAATCCTACAGAAACAAACTACTTAATATCAGGACATAATTAACAATCACACTTGAACATAAATATGTTCAGAGCTGTATCTGATGGATGTATTGAACACAAAATCCATTTCTAACTGTTATAAGGCCAAAGTGCGTCTGGGTACGAAAATGCTGGGCAATTACCAGGGGAGGGAAGCAGTCCT harbors:
- the LOC123193409 gene encoding auxin response factor 3-like, producing the protein MVGLIDLNTTEDEDTPSSASLSPSPSPKSASALSASTFSASGVSLELWHACAGPLISLPKRGSVVVYFPQGHFEHVPEYSVAFSSSFNLPPHVFCRVADVKLHAEAVSDEVCAQVFLIPETEQTEKKLLEGKLERHGEEEDVEVAAKSSTLHMFCKTLTASDTSTHGGFSVPRRAAEDCFPPLDYSQQRPSQELIAKDLHGLEWRFRHIYRGQPRRHLLTTGWSAFVNKKKLVSGDGVLFLRGEDGDLRLGIRRASQVKGGSGFPSLCSQQLSHGSIMDVVNAISMRHSFSVYYNPRGSASDFIIPVHKFLKSLDQHFSVGVKFKMRFETEDSAERRCTGLITGISDVDPLRWPGSKWRCLSVRWDDSESNGHTRVSPWEIEQSGSVSSSNGLVTPGLKRTRMGLPSGKPNFPISERIGEPDFGESLRFQRVLQGQEILGFNALYDGVDIQSLHPSEIRRRHPGSNGSGIAATGDGIRNLCVNSDTSHEGMGFGESFRFHKVLQGQEIISQSPYGRATTVKDTHGNDCVGITKSGQILRLRNGQSSAIQHYSTHMSPSAPSVQVSSPSSVLMFPVVNNLVLNYNPPLHSLKDQKGQRTSNHGYFCSSETYGGKYASLSHYEHCFRGDEPRGLNYLGQSNEHVQPGISCSLSPQSVCRGGQNIISSCKSSCRLFGFSLTEERHVATVEDNIAPATCQLNPRASLLPHVGEHLHPKPPMMAKAVGKNCANGIMQCVGNYDIY